One genomic segment of Pseudomonas sp. RU47 includes these proteins:
- a CDS encoding DMT family transporter, whose amino-acid sequence MSSRENTGMALGLLGVVIFSLTLPFTRIVVQELHPLLNGLGRALFAAIPAALLLLWRREKWPTWQQVKGLSLVIAGVILGFPVLSAWAMQTLPASHGALVNGLQPLCVALYAAWLSHERPSKAFWACAALGSALVLGYALYTGAGSIQAGDLLMLGAIAVGGLGYAEGGRLAKEMGGWQVICWALVLSTPLLIGPVLYLALQHHGAVSTKTWWAFGYVALFSQFLGFFAWYAGLAMGGIARVSQIQLLQIFFTIAFSALFFGEHVEPITWVFACGVIATVMLGRKTAVKSNVGASLLAKAD is encoded by the coding sequence ATGTCCTCGCGCGAAAACACCGGCATGGCCCTCGGTCTGCTCGGCGTGGTGATTTTCAGTCTCACCCTGCCCTTCACCCGCATCGTTGTGCAGGAACTGCATCCATTGCTCAACGGTTTGGGTCGCGCATTGTTTGCAGCGATTCCTGCGGCGTTGCTGTTGCTGTGGCGCCGCGAGAAGTGGCCAACCTGGCAGCAAGTCAAAGGTCTGAGTCTGGTGATCGCCGGGGTGATTCTGGGTTTTCCGGTGCTGTCGGCGTGGGCCATGCAAACCTTGCCGGCGTCCCACGGTGCGCTGGTCAACGGCCTGCAACCGCTGTGCGTGGCGCTGTATGCCGCGTGGTTGTCCCATGAGCGCCCGTCAAAAGCCTTCTGGGCCTGCGCGGCGCTGGGCAGTGCGTTGGTACTCGGTTATGCGTTGTATACCGGGGCCGGCAGTATTCAGGCGGGTGATTTGCTGATGCTCGGCGCGATTGCCGTTGGTGGACTGGGCTACGCCGAAGGCGGCCGCTTGGCCAAGGAGATGGGCGGCTGGCAGGTGATCTGCTGGGCGCTGGTGCTGTCGACGCCGCTGTTGATCGGGCCTGTGTTGTATCTGGCGCTGCAACATCACGGTGCCGTGTCGACGAAAACCTGGTGGGCGTTTGGTTATGTGGCGTTGTTTTCGCAGTTTCTCGGCTTCTTTGCCTGGTACGCCGGGCTGGCCATGGGCGGCATTGCCCGGGTCAGTCAGATCCAGTTGCTGCAGATTTTCTTCACCATCGCGTTTTCGGCGCTGTTCTTTGGTGAACATGTCGAGCCGATTACTTGGGTGTTTGCCTGCGGAGTCATCGCCACTGTCATGCTCGGCCGCAAAACCGCGGTGAAATCAAATGTGGGAGCGAGCTTGCTCGCGAAGGCGGACTGA
- the bglX gene encoding beta-glucosidase BglX gives MKKLCLLGLFVSLASHQVLAATTPVPLENKDAFISNLMNQMTLDEKIGQLRLISIGPEMPRELIRKEIATGNIGGTFNSITRAENRPMQDAAMRSRLKIPMFFAYDVIHGHRTIFPIPLALASSWDMDAIGQSGRVAAKEAAADSLDITFAPMVDISRDPRWGRSSEGFGEDTYLTSRIAGVMVRAYQGATPSAADSIMASVKHFALYGAVEGGRDYNTVDMSPVKMYQDYLPPYRAAIDAGAGGVMVALNSINGIPATANTWLMNDLLRRDWGFKGLAVSDHGAIFELIKHGVARDGREAAKLAIKAGIDMSMNDTLYGKELPGLLKSGEIEQKDIDNAVREVLAAKYDMGLFKDPYLRIGKAEDDPADTYAESRLNRAEAREVARRSLVLLKNQNETLPLKKDAKVALVGPLAKAPIDMMGSWAAAGRPAQSVTLFDGMSSVIGNKSNLIYARGANITSDKKVLDYLNFLNFDAPEVVDDPRPANVLIDEAVKAAKDADVIVAAVGESRGMSHESSSRTDLNIPESQRELIRALKATGKPLVLVLMNGRPLTILEENQSADAILETWFSGTEGGNAIADVLFGDYNPSGKLPVTFPRSVGQIPTYYNHLSIGRPFTPGKPGNYTSQYFDDTTGPLFPFGYGLSYTNFALSDMALSSTTLNATGKLDASVMVKNTGKRDGETVVQLYIQDVTGSMIRPVKELKNFQKIMLKAGEQKVVHFTITEDDLKFYNAQLKYAAEPGKFNVQIGLDSQNVTQQSFELL, from the coding sequence ATGAAGAAGCTGTGTTTGCTGGGTCTGTTCGTCAGCCTGGCCAGTCATCAAGTATTGGCCGCCACGACCCCGGTACCTCTGGAAAACAAGGACGCATTCATCAGCAATCTGATGAATCAAATGACCCTCGATGAAAAAATCGGCCAGCTGCGCCTGATCAGCATCGGCCCGGAAATGCCCCGCGAACTGATCCGCAAAGAGATCGCCACCGGCAACATCGGCGGCACGTTCAACTCGATCACCCGTGCGGAAAACCGTCCGATGCAGGACGCTGCCATGCGCAGTCGCCTGAAGATTCCGATGTTTTTCGCGTACGACGTGATCCACGGTCACCGTACGATTTTCCCGATTCCGCTGGCCCTCGCCTCGAGCTGGGACATGGACGCCATCGGCCAGTCCGGACGCGTGGCCGCGAAAGAAGCCGCCGCCGACAGCCTCGACATCACCTTTGCGCCGATGGTCGACATCTCTCGCGACCCGCGCTGGGGCCGCAGCTCCGAAGGTTTCGGTGAAGACACTTACCTGACTTCGCGCATCGCTGGCGTCATGGTCCGCGCCTATCAGGGTGCCACCCCGAGCGCCGCCGACAGCATCATGGCCAGCGTCAAGCACTTCGCCCTGTACGGCGCGGTCGAGGGCGGCCGCGACTACAACACCGTCGACATGAGTCCGGTGAAGATGTATCAGGATTACCTGCCGCCGTACCGCGCCGCGATCGATGCCGGCGCCGGTGGTGTGATGGTCGCGTTGAACTCGATCAACGGCATTCCGGCCACCGCCAACACCTGGCTGATGAACGATCTGCTGCGCCGCGACTGGGGCTTCAAAGGCCTGGCGGTCAGCGACCACGGCGCGATCTTCGAACTGATCAAGCACGGTGTCGCCCGCGACGGTCGTGAAGCGGCGAAGCTGGCGATCAAGGCCGGCATCGACATGAGCATGAACGACACCCTCTACGGCAAAGAGCTGCCGGGCCTGCTCAAGTCTGGCGAGATCGAACAGAAAGACATCGACAACGCCGTGCGTGAAGTGCTCGCGGCCAAGTACGACATGGGCCTGTTCAAGGACCCGTACCTGCGCATCGGCAAGGCTGAAGATGATCCGGCCGACACCTACGCCGAAAGCCGTCTGAACCGTGCCGAGGCCCGCGAAGTCGCGCGTCGCAGCCTGGTGTTGCTGAAGAACCAGAACGAAACCCTGCCGCTGAAGAAAGACGCAAAAGTCGCGCTGGTCGGCCCGCTGGCCAAAGCGCCGATCGACATGATGGGCAGCTGGGCCGCCGCCGGGCGCCCTGCGCAATCGGTGACGCTGTTCGACGGCATGAGTTCGGTGATCGGCAATAAGTCGAACCTGATCTACGCCCGTGGCGCCAACATCACCAGCGACAAGAAGGTGCTGGATTACCTGAACTTCCTCAACTTCGATGCGCCGGAAGTGGTCGATGACCCGCGCCCGGCCAACGTGCTGATCGACGAAGCGGTAAAAGCCGCCAAGGACGCTGACGTGATCGTGGCTGCGGTAGGTGAATCCCGTGGCATGTCCCACGAATCCTCCAGCCGCACCGACCTGAATATCCCGGAAAGCCAGCGCGAGCTGATCCGTGCGCTGAAAGCCACCGGCAAACCGCTGGTGCTGGTACTGATGAACGGCCGTCCGCTGACCATTCTCGAAGAGAACCAGTCGGCTGACGCGATTCTGGAAACCTGGTTCAGCGGCACCGAAGGCGGCAATGCCATCGCCGACGTGCTGTTCGGCGACTACAACCCGTCGGGCAAACTGCCGGTGACCTTCCCGCGCTCCGTGGGCCAGATCCCGACCTACTACAACCACCTGAGCATTGGCCGGCCGTTCACGCCGGGCAAACCGGGCAACTACACCTCGCAGTATTTCGATGACACCACCGGGCCGCTGTTCCCGTTCGGTTACGGCCTGAGCTACACCAACTTCGCCCTGAGCGACATGGCGCTGTCGTCAACCACCCTCAACGCCACTGGCAAGCTCGACGCCAGCGTCATGGTGAAAAACACCGGCAAGCGTGACGGCGAAACCGTGGTGCAGTTGTACATCCAGGACGTCACCGGTTCGATGATCCGCCCGGTGAAAGAACTGAAGAACTTCCAGAAAATCATGCTCAAGGCCGGCGAACAGAAAGTCGTGCACTTCACCATCACCGAGGATGACCTGAAGTTCTACAACGCCCAGCTCAAGTACGCGGCAGAGCCTGGCAAGTTCAACGTGCAGATCGGCCTGGATTCCCAGAACGTGACGCAGCAGAGCTTTGAATTGCTGTAA
- a CDS encoding DJ-1/PfpI family protein, which translates to MAAKKILMLVGDYVEDYEVMVPFQALQMVGHTVHAVCPDKAAGKTVRTAIHDFEGDQTYSEKPGHLFALNFDFAKVNEADYDALLIPGGRAPEYLRLNEKVLELVRAFDKAGKPIAAVCHGAQLLAAAGVLEGRECSAYPACAPEVRLAGGTYIDIPVTDGHVQGNLATAPAWPAHPNWLAGFLGLLGTKITL; encoded by the coding sequence ATGGCCGCGAAAAAGATCCTGATGCTGGTCGGCGATTACGTCGAAGACTACGAAGTGATGGTGCCATTCCAGGCCCTGCAAATGGTCGGTCACACCGTCCACGCCGTGTGCCCGGACAAGGCCGCCGGCAAAACCGTGCGCACCGCGATCCATGACTTCGAAGGCGATCAGACCTACAGCGAAAAGCCTGGTCACCTGTTCGCCCTCAACTTCGATTTCGCCAAGGTCAACGAAGCCGATTACGACGCGCTGTTGATCCCCGGCGGGCGTGCCCCGGAATACCTGCGCCTGAACGAAAAAGTCCTCGAGCTGGTGCGTGCCTTCGACAAGGCCGGCAAACCGATTGCCGCCGTTTGCCACGGCGCACAATTGCTGGCAGCGGCGGGCGTGCTTGAAGGTCGCGAATGCAGCGCCTATCCGGCCTGTGCGCCGGAAGTGCGACTGGCGGGTGGCACGTACATCGACATTCCGGTGACGGACGGCCACGTTCAAGGCAATCTGGCCACTGCACCGGCGTGGCCGGCGCATCCGAACTGGCTGGCCGGGTTTCTCGGTTTGCTCGGTACTAAAATCACTCTGTAA
- a CDS encoding TPM domain-containing protein — MALLTEHEQRKVAEAIARVERDTDAELVTVLAARADDYAYIPLLWASLLALVVPGVVHYLTGWLTLHSLLLVQWGAFIVLCLLFRLPKITTHLIPRRVRHWRASNLARRQFLEQNLHHTVGSTGMLIFVCEAERYVEILVDEGISKRLDNKSWDAIVAAFTEQVRQGRTLEGFVTCIEACGELLKVHVPVTQVRNELPNRLVVLG, encoded by the coding sequence ATGGCATTACTGACTGAACACGAACAACGCAAAGTCGCCGAGGCGATCGCCCGGGTCGAGCGCGACACCGACGCCGAACTGGTGACGGTGCTGGCCGCCCGCGCCGATGACTACGCGTACATCCCGCTGTTGTGGGCGAGCCTTTTGGCACTGGTGGTGCCGGGCGTCGTGCACTACCTGACCGGGTGGCTGACCCTGCACAGTCTGCTGCTGGTGCAGTGGGGCGCGTTCATCGTGCTGTGCCTGCTGTTTCGTTTGCCGAAAATCACTACCCATCTGATCCCGCGCCGCGTGCGGCATTGGCGCGCATCCAACCTGGCGCGCCGGCAGTTTCTCGAGCAGAACCTGCACCACACGGTGGGCAGCACCGGCATGCTGATTTTTGTTTGCGAGGCGGAGCGGTATGTGGAGATTCTGGTGGATGAGGGGATTTCCAAACGGCTCGATAATAAGAGTTGGGATGCGATTGTTGCGGCGTTTACCGAGCAGGTCAGGCAGGGGCGCACGTTGGAGGGATTTGTGACGTGTATCGAGGCGTGTGGGGAATTGCTGAAGGTGCATGTGCCGGTGACGCAGGTGAGGAATGAGTTGCCGAATCGGTTGGTGGTGTTGGGTTAG
- a CDS encoding serine hydrolase domain-containing protein: MCKGLPLFLLLICFTVQAEQWPGEQWPTGTTITDTGVLENYAFPPRDDATRQGIRTDALLIIRDGQILYERYAGPTTEQTPHLTWSISKSLMATVLGVAYGEGLFKLEDPAVKFYPPLAKHPEIKIADLLHWASGIDWQEDYEYAPLRSSVVAMLYTRGHHDMAAFTANHDSYAAPGQAFRYSSGDSNLLAAALKTIVGSQRYADYPWTALFEPLGIRHAVWETDASGTFVASSYAYLTARDLARVGLLMARDGRWSDRQLLPKDWVAFNLEPFAGYKAHQDEAVPGGQWWLNRPADGAASPWPDAPPDTFAALGHWGQALYVIPSANLVIVRYADDRDGSYRHNELLKHVLKAVRP; this comes from the coding sequence ACAATGGCCAACTGGCACGACGATTACCGATACAGGAGTTCTGGAGAATTACGCCTTCCCACCTCGCGACGACGCAACCCGCCAAGGCATCCGCACCGATGCCCTGCTGATCATCCGCGACGGTCAGATCCTCTACGAACGCTACGCCGGCCCGACCACCGAGCAAACCCCGCACCTGACCTGGTCGATCAGTAAAAGCCTGATGGCCACCGTCCTCGGCGTGGCGTACGGCGAAGGCCTGTTCAAACTCGAAGATCCGGCCGTAAAGTTTTACCCGCCGCTGGCAAAACATCCGGAGATAAAAATCGCCGATCTGCTGCACTGGGCCTCCGGTATCGATTGGCAGGAAGACTACGAATATGCCCCGCTGAGGTCCTCGGTGGTGGCGATGCTTTACACCCGTGGTCATCACGATATGGCTGCGTTCACCGCTAACCACGACAGCTACGCCGCTCCCGGGCAGGCGTTCCGCTATTCCAGCGGCGACAGCAACCTGCTCGCGGCGGCGTTGAAAACCATCGTCGGGTCGCAGCGTTATGCGGATTATCCGTGGACGGCTTTGTTCGAGCCGTTGGGCATCCGTCACGCCGTGTGGGAAACCGATGCCAGCGGCACGTTTGTCGCGTCGTCTTACGCTTATCTGACAGCCCGGGATCTGGCGCGCGTCGGTCTGTTGATGGCCCGCGACGGGCGCTGGAGTGATCGCCAATTGCTGCCCAAGGATTGGGTCGCGTTCAACCTTGAACCCTTCGCCGGTTACAAGGCTCATCAGGACGAAGCGGTGCCCGGCGGCCAATGGTGGCTCAATCGTCCGGCCGATGGCGCCGCGTCACCGTGGCCCGACGCACCGCCGGACACCTTCGCCGCGCTTGGTCATTGGGGCCAGGCGCTGTACGTAATCCCCAGCGCCAACCTGGTAATCGTGCGCTACGCCGATGATCGCGACGGCAGCTACCGCCACAACGAATTGCTCAAACACGTGCTGAAGGCGGTGCGGCCATGA
- a CDS encoding ribbon-helix-helix domain-containing protein: MCELYVKADPILYESRSRSLRICGVVTTLRLENQFWDILSEIAEVDGMTTNQLIAKLYEEVMDYRGEVVNFASFLRVSCMRYLSQRRVNKPELSVVRAVVK, translated from the coding sequence ATGTGCGAGCTCTACGTTAAAGCTGACCCGATTCTCTACGAGTCACGCTCGCGCTCGCTGCGCATCTGCGGCGTGGTGACCACGTTGCGGCTGGAGAATCAGTTCTGGGACATCCTCAGCGAAATCGCCGAGGTCGACGGTATGACCACCAACCAGTTGATCGCCAAGCTGTATGAAGAGGTGATGGATTATCGCGGCGAAGTGGTGAATTTTGCTTCGTTCCTGCGGGTGAGTTGTATGCGCTATTTGAGTCAGCGGCGGGTGAATAAGCCGGAGTTGTCGGTGGTGCGCGCGGTGGTGAAATAG
- a CDS encoding YceI family protein → MFNRSLCATLSSLLLAAVALPAQANWYLDGESSRLSFVSTKNANVSEVQRFLVLHGKVDPNGRAEVEVELDSINSGIPLRDERMRKELFQIEQFPEATITTQIDLRPINDLAPGAQLELRLPLTVNLHGKQHEYPAELLATRLDDRRFQVVTLEPLVINAEDFDLLPGLESLRKLAGLSAISLSVPVGAVLIFTAR, encoded by the coding sequence ATGTTCAACCGCTCCCTGTGTGCAACCCTGTCCAGCCTGCTGCTCGCTGCCGTCGCGCTGCCGGCACAGGCCAATTGGTATCTGGACGGCGAGTCGTCGCGGCTGTCGTTCGTCAGCACGAAGAACGCCAATGTTTCCGAAGTGCAGCGCTTTCTGGTGCTGCACGGTAAGGTCGACCCTAACGGTCGCGCCGAAGTCGAAGTCGAGCTGGACTCGATCAACAGCGGCATCCCGCTGCGCGACGAGCGCATGCGCAAGGAGCTGTTCCAGATCGAGCAATTCCCCGAAGCGACCATCACCACCCAGATCGACCTGCGCCCGATCAACGATCTGGCCCCCGGTGCGCAACTGGAATTGCGTCTGCCGCTGACCGTCAACCTGCACGGCAAGCAACATGAATACCCGGCCGAACTCTTGGCAACGCGCCTTGATGATCGCCGCTTTCAGGTGGTGACGCTGGAGCCGCTGGTGATCAACGCCGAGGATTTCGATCTGCTGCCAGGGCTGGAAAGCCTGCGCAAGCTCGCCGGTCTGTCGGCCATCAGTCTGTCGGTGCCGGTGGGTGCGGTGCTGATCTTCACGGCGCGCTGA
- a CDS encoding amidase, with the protein MKRFLLLLLVLLLGWVVYERENLWAFPDIISAYTAKEYCSCRYVMNNGAEYCRGYVKQWLPTSQFTDDPASKTITVSGMGRSNRAQWLSERQGCRLQP; encoded by the coding sequence ATGAAGCGCTTTTTGCTGCTACTGCTTGTTTTGCTGCTCGGCTGGGTCGTCTACGAGCGCGAAAATCTGTGGGCTTTCCCGGACATCATCAGCGCTTACACCGCCAAGGAATATTGTTCGTGCCGGTATGTGATGAACAACGGTGCCGAGTATTGCCGTGGCTATGTCAAACAATGGCTGCCGACCAGCCAGTTCACCGATGACCCTGCCAGCAAAACCATCACCGTCAGCGGCATGGGCCGCAGCAATCGCGCCCAATGGTTGAGCGAACGCCAAGGCTGTCGTTTACAGCCTTAA
- a CDS encoding phospholipase D-like domain-containing protein, which yields MRGAVFPWRDGNRFELLIDGPQFFPRMLEQIAGAQEQIELELYLVEAGACAETIVQALVLAAERGVRVRCLFDDYGSLAFTLNLRQRLIQSGVELRFYNRLNWRRWVGNFYRDHRKLLLVDQCLAVVGGTGVTDEFWTPGHDSSEWHEVMVEIRGPLVIDWQLLFDRQWIANRYRRAWRPAAHFGLPRLPRVPDKGEGMGRVAYADARQHRDILQSLFRALNSGQKRIWMATPYFLPTWKIRRSLRKAAARGVDVRLLLTGPRTDHPSVRYAGHRYYPRLLKAGVQIFEYQPCFLHLKMVLVDDWVSIGSCNFDHWNLRFNLEANLEALDPSLTAAVEASFVKDFGLSQQVSLEEWQRRPLWRRVKQRVWGWVDRVVVNILDRRG from the coding sequence ATGCGCGGCGCGGTGTTCCCGTGGCGGGACGGCAACCGGTTCGAACTGCTGATCGACGGTCCGCAATTCTTTCCGCGCATGCTCGAGCAGATTGCTGGCGCGCAGGAGCAGATCGAACTGGAGTTGTATCTGGTCGAGGCTGGCGCCTGTGCCGAAACCATCGTGCAAGCGCTGGTGCTGGCCGCCGAGCGCGGTGTGCGTGTGCGTTGTCTGTTCGACGATTACGGCAGCCTCGCCTTCACCCTCAATCTGCGTCAGCGCCTGATCCAGTCCGGGGTTGAACTGCGTTTCTACAATCGGCTGAACTGGCGGCGCTGGGTCGGCAACTTCTATCGGGATCACCGCAAATTGCTGCTGGTCGATCAATGTCTGGCGGTGGTCGGTGGCACCGGTGTCACCGATGAGTTCTGGACGCCGGGCCATGACAGCAGCGAATGGCACGAAGTGATGGTCGAGATCCGCGGGCCGTTGGTGATCGACTGGCAATTGCTCTTTGATCGTCAGTGGATTGCCAACCGTTATCGCCGCGCCTGGCGCCCGGCCGCGCATTTCGGTCTGCCGCGTTTGCCTCGAGTGCCGGACAAGGGCGAGGGCATGGGCCGCGTGGCGTATGCCGACGCCCGCCAGCACCGCGACATTCTGCAGTCGCTGTTCCGCGCCTTGAACAGTGGGCAAAAACGCATCTGGATGGCCACGCCGTACTTCCTGCCAACGTGGAAAATCCGCCGCTCCCTGCGCAAGGCTGCCGCGCGCGGTGTTGATGTGCGGTTGCTGCTGACCGGGCCGCGCACCGATCACCCGTCAGTGCGCTACGCCGGGCATCGTTATTACCCGCGACTGCTCAAGGCCGGGGTGCAGATCTTCGAATACCAGCCGTGTTTTCTGCATTTGAAAATGGTGCTGGTGGACGATTGGGTGAGCATCGGTTCGTGCAACTTCGACCACTGGAACCTGCGCTTCAATCTGGAGGCGAATCTGGAGGCGCTGGACCCGTCGTTGACGGCAGCGGTAGAGGCGAGTTTTGTGAAGGACTTCGGGCTGAGCCAGCAGGTGAGTCTGGAGGAGTGGCAGCGCCGGCCGTTGTGGCGACGGGTCAAGCAGCGGGTGTGGGGCTGGGTGGATCGGGTGGTGGTCAATATTCTCGACCGCCGCGGGTAA
- a CDS encoding TPM domain-containing protein, whose amino-acid sequence MRVLKMGLVLMLWLFALSAQAELTFPALSGRVVDEAQMIDPSVRAQLGQQLQAHEQATGEQLVVVTVPDLQGTTIEDFGVQLGRHWGIGQKDKNNGALLIVARDERKLRIEVGYGLEDRLTDAQTSVIIHQVITPAFKTGNFSKGISDGVAAMLVVLGGNPLDEPSTVYESSGDPADDFISRHPALFVFLVMLFILTVFVCQMLGILPAGRGGSGGGGGFGGGGGFGGGGGGGGFSGGGGSFGGGGSSGGW is encoded by the coding sequence ATGCGTGTGCTGAAAATGGGCCTGGTGCTGATGCTGTGGCTGTTCGCCCTCAGCGCCCAGGCCGAGTTGACGTTCCCGGCGCTGAGCGGCCGGGTGGTGGACGAAGCGCAGATGATCGACCCGTCGGTGCGCGCGCAACTGGGCCAGCAGTTGCAGGCCCACGAGCAGGCGACCGGCGAGCAATTGGTCGTGGTCACGGTGCCGGATCTGCAAGGCACCACCATCGAAGATTTCGGCGTTCAGCTCGGCCGGCATTGGGGCATCGGCCAGAAGGACAAGAACAACGGTGCACTGCTGATCGTCGCTCGTGACGAGCGCAAACTGCGCATCGAAGTCGGTTATGGCCTGGAAGACCGACTGACTGACGCGCAGACTTCGGTGATCATCCATCAAGTCATAACCCCAGCCTTCAAGACCGGCAATTTCAGCAAAGGCATCAGCGATGGCGTCGCGGCGATGCTGGTGGTGCTCGGTGGCAATCCGCTGGATGAACCGTCGACGGTGTATGAGTCCAGCGGTGATCCGGCCGACGATTTCATCTCGCGGCACCCGGCACTGTTCGTGTTTTTAGTGATGTTGTTCATCTTGACGGTGTTTGTCTGCCAGATGCTCGGTATCCTGCCCGCTGGCCGTGGCGGCTCCGGAGGAGGGGGCGGCTTTGGCGGTGGCGGCGGCTTTGGCGGCGGTGGTGGAGGCGGTGGCTTCAGCGGCGGCGGGGGCAGTTTCGGCGGCGGCGGTTCGTCCGGCGGCTGGTGA
- a CDS encoding class I SAM-dependent methyltransferase, with the protein MSVTAPSIKPAPDHHAQFIELLQTSLEQNGFIKLVLAKYVGDEADLQRVIIKAVTVKAQPNLSFVYRYKTRDITKNLPLVEGVATIAALLPASFKNAHLLAVADEAQLEYSKKGKSSLFKSKPQQLREAPSAEHNREKNRYLELSRPFLKDLGVTNTQHELIPAMSRKWKQINKFIEVFSHALTSSPLALDKPVRVADFGSGKGYLTFAIHDYLRNTLNAEGEVTGVELREEMVNLCNAAAAKLDHPGLVFKCGDVRSVAPSELDVMIALHACDIATDYAIHTGIRSGASIIMCSPCCHKQIRLQIQSPALLKPMLQYGLHLGQQAEMVTDSLRALFLEACGYETKVFEFISLDHTNKNKMILAVKRAEPVDPAQLLVKIQELKDFYNISEHCLETLLRADGYLA; encoded by the coding sequence ATGTCCGTTACTGCCCCGTCCATCAAGCCTGCGCCCGATCACCACGCCCAGTTCATCGAGCTGCTGCAAACCAGCCTCGAACAGAACGGTTTCATCAAACTGGTGCTGGCCAAGTACGTCGGTGACGAAGCGGATCTGCAGCGGGTCATCATCAAAGCGGTGACGGTCAAGGCGCAGCCGAATCTGTCGTTCGTCTATCGCTACAAAACCCGTGACATCACCAAAAACCTGCCCTTGGTTGAAGGCGTGGCGACGATTGCCGCGCTGTTGCCGGCCTCGTTCAAAAATGCGCATTTACTCGCGGTGGCTGACGAAGCCCAGCTCGAATACAGCAAAAAGGGCAAGTCTTCGCTGTTCAAGAGCAAACCTCAGCAATTGCGCGAAGCGCCGTCCGCCGAACACAACCGTGAGAAAAATCGTTATCTCGAACTGAGCCGGCCGTTCCTTAAGGACTTGGGCGTGACCAACACCCAGCACGAGCTGATCCCGGCAATGTCGCGCAAGTGGAAGCAGATCAACAAGTTCATCGAAGTGTTCAGCCACGCCCTGACCTCGTCGCCGCTGGCGCTGGACAAACCGGTGCGGGTGGCGGATTTCGGTTCGGGCAAGGGTTACCTGACGTTCGCGATTCACGATTACCTGCGCAACACCTTGAACGCCGAGGGCGAAGTCACGGGTGTCGAGTTGCGTGAGGAAATGGTCAACCTGTGCAACGCTGCGGCGGCGAAGCTCGATCATCCGGGACTGGTGTTCAAGTGCGGTGACGTGCGCAGCGTGGCGCCGAGCGAGCTGGACGTGATGATCGCCCTGCATGCCTGCGACATCGCCACCGACTACGCGATCCACACCGGCATCCGTTCGGGCGCGTCGATCATCATGTGCTCGCCGTGCTGCCATAAACAGATTCGCTTGCAGATCCAGAGCCCGGCGCTGCTCAAACCGATGCTGCAATACGGTTTGCATCTGGGGCAGCAGGCAGAAATGGTCACCGACAGCCTGCGCGCATTGTTCCTTGAGGCCTGCGGGTATGAGACCAAGGTCTTCGAGTTCATCTCGCTGGATCACACCAACAAAAACAAGATGATTCTGGCGGTGAAACGCGCCGAGCCGGTGGACCCGGCGCAGTTGTTGGTGAAGATTCAGGAGTTGAAAGACTTCTACAACATCAGCGAGCACTGCCTGGAAACCCTCCTGCGCGCTGACGGCTACCTGGCCTGA
- a CDS encoding LemA family protein, whose product MNVSPTNRSRLQVATLLVLATLLTACGINNIPTLDEQAKAAWGQVQNQYQRRADLIPNLVETVKGYAAHEQETLTAVIEARAKATSIQVDASTLDNPEKLKQFQQAQDQLTGALSRLMVVSERYPDLKANQNFLALQSQLEGTENRIAVARRDFILAVQKYNTEIRTFPGRLWHSVMYSDLPIRETFEATTPGAEKAPEVKF is encoded by the coding sequence ATGAATGTAAGCCCAACCAATCGCTCGCGTTTGCAGGTCGCCACGCTGCTGGTGCTGGCCACGTTGTTGACCGCGTGCGGCATCAACAATATCCCGACCCTCGACGAACAGGCCAAAGCCGCGTGGGGCCAGGTGCAGAACCAGTACCAGCGCCGCGCCGACCTGATCCCCAATCTGGTGGAAACGGTGAAAGGTTATGCAGCTCACGAGCAGGAAACGCTGACCGCAGTGATCGAGGCGCGGGCGAAAGCCACGTCGATCCAGGTCGACGCCAGCACCCTCGACAACCCGGAAAAACTCAAGCAGTTCCAGCAGGCGCAGGATCAACTGACCGGTGCGTTGAGCCGCTTGATGGTGGTCTCCGAGCGCTATCCGGATCTGAAAGCCAACCAGAATTTCCTCGCCCTGCAATCGCAACTCGAAGGCACGGAAAACCGCATCGCCGTGGCGCGCCGCGATTTCATTCTGGCGGTGCAGAAATACAACACCGAAATCCGCACCTTTCCCGGTCGTCTCTGGCACAGCGTGATGTACAGCGACCTGCCGATCCGCGAAACCTTCGAAGCCACCACGCCCGGCGCGGAAAAAGCCCCGGAAGTGAAATTCTGA